From the genome of Nocardia sp. NBC_01503, one region includes:
- the hisF gene encoding imidazole glycerol phosphate synthase subunit HisF produces MTLAVRVIPCLDVDAGRVVKGVNFENLRDAGDPVELAATYDAQGADELTFLDVTASTGDRGTMIDVVTRTAEQIFIPLTVGGGVRTVADVDRLLRAGADKVSVNTAAIANPEVLREMSERFGSQCIVLSVDARTVPEGQAPTPSGWEVTTHGGKRGTGIDAVEWAVRGAELGVGEILLNSMDADGTKAGFDLTMIRAVRAAVSVPVIASGGAGKAADFAPAVQAGADAVLAASVFHFGDLTIGQVKTAMRDEGIVVR; encoded by the coding sequence ATGACGTTGGCAGTGCGGGTAATCCCGTGCCTGGATGTGGACGCCGGCCGCGTGGTCAAGGGCGTCAACTTCGAAAACCTGCGTGACGCGGGCGATCCCGTCGAACTCGCCGCCACCTATGACGCCCAGGGCGCCGACGAACTCACCTTCCTCGACGTCACCGCCTCCACCGGCGATCGCGGCACCATGATCGACGTGGTCACCCGTACCGCCGAACAGATCTTCATCCCGCTCACCGTCGGCGGCGGCGTGCGCACGGTGGCCGATGTGGACCGGCTGCTGCGCGCGGGCGCGGACAAGGTCTCGGTCAACACCGCCGCCATCGCCAACCCCGAAGTGCTGCGCGAGATGTCGGAGCGCTTCGGCTCCCAGTGCATCGTCCTGTCCGTGGACGCCCGCACCGTCCCCGAGGGTCAGGCCCCCACCCCGTCGGGCTGGGAGGTCACCACCCACGGCGGCAAACGCGGCACCGGCATCGACGCCGTCGAATGGGCCGTCCGCGGCGCCGAACTCGGCGTCGGCGAAATCCTGCTCAACTCCATGGACGCCGACGGCACCAAAGCTGGCTTCGACCTCACCATGATCCGCGCCGTCCGAGCCGCCGTCTCGGTCCCCGTCATCGCCTCCGGCGGTGCGGGCAAGGCCGCCGACTTCGCCCCGGCGGTCCAGGCCGGCGCGGACGCGGTGCTGGCCGCCAGCGTGTTCCACTTCGGCGACCTCACCATCGGCCAGGTCAAAACCGCCATGCGCGACGAAGGTATCGTGGTCCGGTGA